In Trichocoleus desertorum NBK24, the following are encoded in one genomic region:
- a CDS encoding tRNA (cytidine(34)-2'-O)-methyltransferase, whose amino-acid sequence MPQVVLVHPQIPQNTGNIARTCAATGTELHLVAPLGFEITDRYLKRAGLDYWPYVKLHYHSSMEVFAAQVEQRGGQLLGFSTRGSCSYIDHPYQLDDWLLFGSETQGLPTEVLATCDRLLRIPMAEPQVRSLNLSVSVAIGLFEARRQLGHLNF is encoded by the coding sequence ATGCCTCAAGTTGTCTTAGTTCATCCACAAATTCCCCAAAATACAGGCAATATCGCTAGAACTTGCGCTGCTACTGGCACAGAGCTGCATTTAGTTGCCCCCTTAGGCTTTGAAATCACCGATCGCTACTTAAAGCGGGCTGGGCTGGACTACTGGCCTTACGTTAAATTGCACTATCACAGTTCAATGGAAGTCTTTGCAGCCCAGGTCGAGCAACGGGGAGGCCAACTATTAGGCTTTAGCACTCGTGGAAGTTGTAGCTATATTGATCATCCGTACCAATTAGATGACTGGCTTTTATTTGGCAGCGAAACTCAAGGACTGCCAACCGAGGTTCTAGCGACTTGCGATCGCCTGCTTCGCATTCCCATGGCAGAACCTCAGGTTCGCAGCCTGAATCTATCCGTTAGTGTGGCGATCGGGCTATTTGAAGCTCGTCGCCAGTTAGGCCACCTCAACTTTTAG
- the gshA gene encoding glutamate--cysteine ligase: MLLSKGFEVEMYTGTPQGDVVGLSDKIVAALDGFVREPDSRNVEYTTAPLCRYERLLCDLVRPRVALRRYLKQLGDYTIFPGSTLSLGGSDRFCRSDPGNPYHGYIERTYGTKVVTASIHINVGIAEPELLMRACRLIRLEAPLYLALSASSPFLDSQATGYHSTRWGLFPKTPAHVPLFESHAHFIRWTEEQLVAGTMQNVRHLWDSVRPNGDRRPYNLNRLELRICDLVSDPIALLAITALLEARLQQLIADPNLDPLTSSTLPATTRAEDLIELTNTNEAAVARNSLDAELRHWQDGRTILARDWIEQLYQEIWPIAKQQGFSCFLLPLKKILREGNEAQQWLKLHESGLDSRTVIRQAIQAMAEQEKALEVELCQPIAA; the protein is encoded by the coding sequence GTGCTGCTATCAAAAGGTTTTGAAGTAGAAATGTATACAGGGACCCCCCAGGGTGACGTTGTGGGGTTGTCTGACAAAATTGTGGCAGCCTTAGATGGCTTTGTCCGCGAGCCTGATAGCCGCAATGTTGAGTATACTACTGCTCCTCTATGTCGCTACGAGCGGTTACTCTGTGACTTGGTACGTCCTCGCGTGGCACTACGACGCTATCTTAAGCAGTTGGGGGACTACACCATCTTCCCAGGTAGCACTTTGTCTCTAGGTGGCAGCGATCGCTTTTGCCGCTCCGATCCGGGCAATCCTTACCACGGCTATATTGAGCGCACTTACGGTACCAAAGTCGTCACAGCCAGCATTCACATCAACGTTGGCATTGCTGAGCCAGAATTGCTGATGCGAGCTTGCCGCTTGATTCGCTTAGAAGCTCCTCTGTATCTAGCGTTAAGTGCGTCCTCTCCTTTTTTAGATAGTCAGGCGACAGGCTACCACTCTACCCGTTGGGGACTTTTTCCCAAAACTCCCGCTCATGTGCCTTTGTTTGAAAGCCATGCCCACTTTATTCGCTGGACCGAAGAGCAATTAGTGGCTGGCACGATGCAAAATGTCCGGCACCTTTGGGATTCTGTTCGCCCGAATGGCGATCGCCGTCCTTACAATCTCAACCGACTTGAACTCAGAATTTGTGATTTAGTTTCAGACCCGATCGCACTTCTCGCCATTACGGCTCTCTTAGAAGCACGCTTACAACAGCTTATTGCTGACCCCAATCTCGATCCGCTCACATCTAGTACCTTACCCGCTACAACTCGCGCTGAAGATTTGATTGAACTGACGAATACGAACGAAGCTGCGGTAGCCCGAAACAGCCTAGATGCCGAACTTAGACATTGGCAAGACGGCAGAACAATTTTGGCAAGAGATTGGATCGAGCAGCTCTATCAAGAAATATGGCCGATCGCCAAGCAGCAAGGATTTAGTTGTTTTCTCCTACCGCTAAAAAAAATCTTGCGGGAAGGGAACGAGGCGCAACAGTGGCTAAAACTCCATGAATCAGGTCTAGATAGCCGCACGGTAATTCGCCAAGCAATTCAAGCGATGGCAGAACAAGAAAAAGCCCTAGAAGTAGAGTTGTGCCAACCCATAGCCGCTTAG
- a CDS encoding CAP domain-containing protein, giving the protein MRHWGYLGTTAALSGLVALAAATPALLILGQFTAAIAETSLQVSPNTPTHLAQALPDSTALAPEVLAEINRVRTNPTGYATWLESLSQYYDGQVLALPGEDPIRTREGVGAFQEAIAALQTMPPLTPMALSAGMSQAAQDHVADTGVQGVVGSVGTDGSSPSDRAKRYGTFKGGLVELLSYGKKTATAVVLQLVINDGDPNRGLRGELLNPKNRFIGIACGPHASRGAMCVIESSVEYAEKSGTVAASKAQPTTNTKQNNASQGQSAKTTPKPVAQVNKAIAPPTKPKTKSQAVAKTIPAPTPTTLDSPQSYLSPEEQAIFEETNRVRANPAAYAAELENLKQYFEGKLLKLPGQTPMETEEGVSAVEEAIQALKATKSMSVLSFSKGMSLGAKDHVNDLGPAGKAGHYGTDGSKPDKRISRYGAWKGLTGENISYSPMNQAKWHVIQLLIDDGVKDRGHRKAILKPDYRITGVACGPHAVYDTMCVMEYATEYQERR; this is encoded by the coding sequence ATGCGTCATTGGGGTTACTTAGGTACGACAGCAGCTCTCAGCGGGTTAGTAGCACTTGCCGCAGCGACACCTGCCTTGTTAATCCTTGGGCAATTCACCGCAGCGATCGCTGAAACTTCTTTACAAGTCTCACCGAATACCCCTACTCATCTGGCTCAAGCGCTTCCTGACTCAACTGCTCTCGCTCCAGAAGTGCTAGCAGAAATTAACCGCGTTCGTACCAATCCCACGGGCTATGCAACCTGGCTAGAAAGTCTAAGCCAATACTATGACGGTCAGGTTTTAGCCTTACCCGGAGAAGATCCAATCCGCACTCGTGAAGGTGTAGGAGCTTTTCAGGAGGCGATCGCGGCTCTCCAAACCATGCCACCCTTGACACCGATGGCCCTATCAGCAGGAATGTCCCAGGCCGCTCAAGATCATGTAGCTGATACGGGTGTTCAGGGTGTGGTAGGTAGCGTTGGCACTGATGGCAGTAGTCCAAGCGATCGCGCTAAACGTTATGGCACCTTTAAAGGTGGATTGGTTGAACTTCTCAGCTACGGGAAAAAAACTGCCACCGCTGTAGTTTTGCAGTTGGTCATTAATGATGGCGACCCCAATCGAGGTTTGCGAGGAGAATTGCTTAATCCGAAGAATCGCTTCATCGGTATAGCCTGTGGCCCTCATGCCAGCAGAGGCGCAATGTGTGTGATTGAGTCGTCAGTGGAATATGCAGAGAAATCTGGAACAGTTGCAGCATCCAAGGCTCAACCCACAACAAACACTAAGCAAAACAACGCTTCCCAAGGGCAGTCAGCCAAGACAACACCAAAACCAGTAGCGCAGGTAAATAAGGCGATCGCGCCTCCAACGAAGCCAAAAACAAAATCTCAAGCTGTTGCCAAGACGATTCCTGCTCCAACCCCAACCACGCTTGACTCTCCACAGAGCTATTTATCGCCAGAGGAGCAAGCAATTTTTGAGGAAACTAACCGAGTCCGAGCTAATCCTGCTGCCTATGCTGCTGAGCTGGAAAATTTGAAGCAATATTTTGAGGGCAAACTGCTGAAGCTGCCAGGGCAAACTCCGATGGAAACGGAAGAGGGTGTCAGCGCTGTAGAGGAAGCAATCCAAGCCCTGAAAGCTACTAAATCGATGTCCGTTTTGAGTTTCTCTAAAGGAATGTCTTTGGGGGCAAAAGACCATGTGAACGATTTAGGGCCTGCTGGAAAAGCTGGACACTATGGCACTGATGGCAGCAAGCCAGACAAGCGGATTAGTCGCTATGGCGCCTGGAAAGGACTGACAGGCGAAAACATCAGTTACAGCCCAATGAATCAGGCCAAGTGGCATGTCATCCAACTATTGATCGATGATGGAGTCAAAGATCGCGGTCATCGCAAAGCCATTCTCAAACCCGATTACCGCATCACCGGAGTAGCTTGTGGCCCTCATGCCGTCTACGACACCATGTGTGTGATGGAGTATGCCACTGAATATCAAGAAAGACGTTGA